CCGCCGCCTGTTCCCGTTCCGCCGCAAGGGCCGCTCCGAGCGAAAACGAATTCGTGGCGCACACTGCAACAAATGCAAAAAGCATGACCTTCATTAAACAGCTCCAACGGGTAATGTCACAGTAGCCCACTGACCGAAGTTTTCTTCGACGCTGACCTTTAGCGATGTCACATTTCTGACGGACGCCAAATCCAGCGCTGTCATGAGTTGTTGGCCGATCAGTCTGGCAATCAGTTCTGCGGTCGTGTTTTCCAGCGGCAGAATCGCACAGTCTTCGACGGGAAACACCCAACGGCGTTCTTCAAATCTGGCCGTCACTTCTCGACCGTCGTCGCTGGTTTGCACGGTGATGCTGTCGTGACGATCGGGCAACAGCACCTTATGGTCCAGTTCGTTCACAATGCTTTGGCACGCATCGCGCATGGCGATGAAATCAAACACGTAATGGTTTTCATCCAGGTGCCCCGCGATCGACACATCCAGCCGCCAGTTGTGGCCATGCAAACGTTCACAGATGTTGCCGTTAAACGTGATGAAATGAGCGGCGCTAAAGACGAGTGAATCTTTGGTTACGCAGGCTTCGAATGTTTCAGTCATGGATAAACATCAGTTCGTTGGTCAGTTCGTTGAATCGGCAATGCCCGTTCCGTAGCGCGGCGAAAAAGAGGGCTGCGATCATATCGGCTGTTGTTCCCGGATTGCGACGGTTGCCGTCGAGTTTCAGAAAACGGTCGAGTTGCATGTAGACGGGATCGGTGCCAGCCTGATGAGGCCAGCCGGAATCGACCACCTGTTGAGCCAGATTCTGCGCCTCATCCGAAATGTCCTTTCCGCATTTGCGAGCGATCAAGGAATCTCCAAATTCGGCCAAAAGCCGGACAGCTAACCACGCGGCTCGATACTGAAATTTGCCATCCCACTTCGCCGTCTGCAGCAGCAACGGCAGACCGACGTGCAGTACGTCGTGAAAACCGTTGGTGTATTGGGCTGCAATGAGGTCCCGATCG
This DNA window, taken from Fuerstiella marisgermanici, encodes the following:
- a CDS encoding 6-pyruvoyl trahydropterin synthase family protein codes for the protein MTETFEACVTKDSLVFSAAHFITFNGNICERLHGHNWRLDVSIAGHLDENHYVFDFIAMRDACQSIVNELDHKVLLPDRHDSITVQTSDDGREVTARFEERRWVFPVEDCAILPLENTTAELIARLIGQQLMTALDLASVRNVTSLKVSVEENFGQWATVTLPVGAV